In Chitinophagales bacterium, one DNA window encodes the following:
- a CDS encoding RidA family protein gives MKKQLINTPDAPQPIGPYSQAIITGDLIFISGQIAIDPTGEKEIMTGIKEEAKQVMENLKSILSSAGVDFSHVVKTTIYLTDMNHFAIVNEIYGSYFTSDFPARETVEVARLPKDYNVEISMIAQL, from the coding sequence ATGAAAAAACAGCTCATAAACACACCAGATGCTCCCCAGCCTATTGGTCCATATAGCCAGGCAATTATAACAGGTGATTTGATTTTTATTTCAGGGCAGATCGCCATTGATCCCACTGGTGAAAAAGAAATAATGACCGGAATTAAGGAGGAGGCAAAACAGGTTATGGAAAATTTAAAATCAATACTTTCTTCTGCGGGAGTTGATTTCAGCCATGTGGTAAAAACAACAATCTATCTTACCGATATGAACCATTTTGCTATAGTAAACGAAATTTACGGATCTTATTTTACCAGCGATTTTCCAGCCCGTGAAACCGTTGAGGTAGCGCGGTTACCTAAAGATTATAATGTAGAAATTTCAATGATAGCTCAGCTTTAA
- a CDS encoding Ig-like domain-containing protein → MLKPFAFLLCSVAIIFITSCANQVSPTGGEKDERPPHVVKSNPRNLTVNFSSDRINLTFDEYTQLADPAAQIFFSPALDGKPQYRLHGKTFSITHLGILNPNTTYSVSFGNAIKDLTEGNIMLNYQYVFSTGSYIDSFKIKGNVKDVNGKSSENLLVMLYSDLSDSAVAKHRPNYNARTDKDGNFAVDHVKTGIYKLVALNDLNFNLLYDGAGEAIAFFDSSITISDTTGFYKLTMFKPYGEKQKVISAESHQPGRILFSFFQPTQDIHVSNMSDKNATGFLEYSFARDTVTYWLNDLISDSIMLAVSDKNFSDTVMVRMKKANTSLHVSLPLFSVKTIINNFQQVASQPIVIQFSSPIAAINENKKIELLKDSLKQTVNRLEMVTDTISNKRFIAMHAIMEEKKKYTLIIPDSLFSDVYGRFNDSSLVSFSTLEKSELGNLNLKIAVADSSNLYFYEFRNKAGDLLGKHTLKTGTNNLVFTSMAPGNYYLRVIQDANRNNHWDTGDYWKHLQPEEIINYNGDISLRANWDIDIQMNISGLK, encoded by the coding sequence ATGTTAAAGCCCTTTGCATTTTTGCTATGTTCTGTAGCCATTATTTTTATTACGTCCTGCGCCAACCAGGTATCACCCACAGGAGGTGAAAAAGATGAGAGGCCGCCGCACGTTGTAAAATCTAACCCACGAAATCTAACCGTTAATTTTTCATCAGACAGGATCAACCTCACGTTCGACGAATACACTCAATTAGCGGACCCGGCTGCACAAATATTTTTTTCTCCTGCACTGGACGGCAAACCACAGTATCGCTTACATGGAAAAACATTTTCGATAACGCACTTAGGTATTCTCAACCCAAACACCACCTATTCCGTTTCCTTCGGTAATGCAATAAAAGACCTTACTGAAGGAAATATAATGCTCAATTACCAATATGTTTTTTCTACAGGGTCATATATAGACTCATTCAAAATCAAGGGCAACGTAAAGGATGTAAACGGCAAATCGAGCGAAAATTTACTTGTAATGCTGTACAGCGATCTCAGCGATTCTGCCGTAGCAAAGCATCGGCCCAACTATAATGCCCGTACCGATAAGGATGGAAATTTTGCCGTTGATCATGTAAAAACAGGAATTTACAAACTGGTTGCGCTTAATGATCTCAATTTTAATCTGCTTTATGATGGAGCAGGCGAAGCCATTGCTTTTTTTGATTCTTCAATTACAATCAGTGATACAACCGGTTTTTATAAGCTGACGATGTTTAAGCCTTACGGTGAAAAACAAAAAGTGATAAGCGCGGAATCTCATCAGCCAGGTAGAATACTATTCTCCTTTTTTCAGCCAACACAGGATATCCACGTAAGTAATATGTCAGATAAAAATGCAACAGGTTTTCTGGAATATAGCTTCGCAAGGGATACCGTTACTTACTGGTTAAACGACTTAATATCCGACAGCATCATGCTCGCAGTAAGTGATAAAAATTTCTCCGATACGGTAATGGTAAGAATGAAAAAGGCAAATACAAGCCTTCACGTTTCATTGCCTTTATTCTCAGTAAAAACAATCATAAACAACTTTCAACAGGTAGCCAGTCAACCCATCGTAATTCAGTTTTCTTCACCAATAGCGGCAATAAATGAAAATAAGAAAATTGAATTATTAAAAGATTCCTTAAAACAGACTGTAAACCGGCTTGAGATGGTAACCGATACTATTTCCAACAAAAGGTTTATAGCAATGCATGCCATAATGGAAGAGAAAAAAAAGTATACCTTAATTATTCCCGATTCTTTGTTCAGCGATGTGTACGGCCGTTTTAATGACAGTTCGCTTGTAAGCTTTTCTACTTTGGAAAAGTCGGAGCTGGGAAACCTGAATTTGAAAATAGCTGTAGCCGATTCTTCTAATTTATATTTTTATGAGTTTAGGAATAAAGCAGGGGATCTGTTAGGAAAGCATACATTAAAAACAGGAACAAATAACCTTGTCTTTACTTCTATGGCACCTGGCAATTATTATTTACGGGTTATTCAGGATGCCAACAGGAATAACCATTGGGATACCGGCGACTACTGGAAGCATTTGCAGCCCGAAGAAATAATAAATTACAACGGTGATATTTCGCTTCGTGCCAATTGGGATATAGATATACAAATGAATATTTCAGGGTTAAAATAA